AACGCTACATTTGGTGGTAATACAGGTACTGTTGCTACTGATAACTCAGGTATTCTGCAGTATGTTCGTATTGAATATGGTGGTTATGAACTGTCAACTGATAACGAAATTAACGGTCTGACATTAGGTGGTGTTGGTTCCGGTACTACTATTGACCACATTGAGATCTACAAATCTAAAGACGATGCAATTGAATTCTTCGGTGGTACTGTAAACGTTTCTTACATCGTTGCTGTAGATGCATTGGATGATATGTTCGATTTCGATAACGGTTATTCCGGTACTATCAACTATGCATTAGGTTTATCTGATACCACACGTGCTGACAAGAGCCAGTCTAACGGTATCGAAAGTGATAACAATGCTACTGGTGATTCTACTGCAACTCCAGTTACACGTCCTACTATCAACCACATGACCATCGTTGGTGTAACTCCAACCCGTGCTTCTGTTACTAACAGTCAGCCATCTGGTACTGGTAAATATGGTCGTCTTGCTCACCTGAGAAGAAGCTCACGTTTCGCTATCTCTAACTCATTATTCCTGGGCTTCAACACAGGTTTCTCTCTGGATGGTCAGCTGGGTAACACACCATGTGCTTACTTCAGAGGTCTGTCTACCCTGACTAACAACATTGTGCATGCATATGCTACTCCATTCGGTGTGGAAGGTACAAGTCCTTGCTCTGTAACCCTGAGCAGCGGTAACCTGGCTATCACTAATGCTAGTAATGCAAATGCTGCTATCCAGTTGGTGGCTCCGTTCGCAAGACCTACTACTGCAACAGCTGCAAACTGGTTCCCGGTTTCTGCTGCCAGTATTGCAAACACAAGAGGTGCAGGTGCATTCTCTTTCGGTGGTACAGACTGGACTGCAGGTTGGTCTAAGTACTAATATCTTTCAGTTTCTATCATACAGGTGTGGAGAGTTATTCTCCACACCTGTTTTTAAAAAAATAATCTACACATGCTTAAGTTTACTTTATTTTTTTCTTTGGCCGCCCTTACATTAATGACGGCTTGTAGAAAGGGGGATCCTGTTAAAGAATATGCTTTTGGTTCTTTTTCTGCAGAGATGCTGGCATTGCCAGGTGCAGATACATTGAATGTTTATGTTGGGGGTAGTAAGGTAGGTTACATAGCTGGTGGAATTGCGATCGGGAATGCTTCTCCATTGATGCTGACAGCCGGAAAGTCTACGACTATTTCATTTAAAACAGCAGGCAGGGATTCTTTGGTACTTGATACCATTATATCTGTTGCTGCGGGAGAGAAAGTGGGATTGAGGATTGCTTATAGTGCAACATTGGGAATTAACGCATTTACTTCTGCAAGTGATGCGAATGTAGGAGCTGATTCTACTGCTTTTTTCCTTTTTAATGGTCTGCCTGCAGGAGCTGTGGCAGATGAGAAAGTAGATGCTTATCTGTTTAAAATGAAAAAAGCAGATGGCAGTTTTGAACAAACGGATATTGTGTTTAAAGATGCAGAGAGAGGAAAGCTTCATCCAAATATGGCAACAATCAGGGTGACCGACGACGATGGGTCATCTATTATATATGCTTTTAAAATTAAGAGCCAGGTTACCGGGGAATTTATCATGGACGGTATTGGTTCAGAGTATTTGTCTCCATATTTTGAGGCAGGCAAACGTGAGATCATCACACTGAATGCACTTGATTTGGGAGGCCTGTATATGTACTTACCGGATTATGCTATTTACTAGTGAGCTGTTCTCCCTGTTACTATCATGAAAACCCTATTTTTATATATCACCCTTTTGCTCCTGCTGGCATCCTGCGATAAGGAGGATGTCATTCTTCAGGAGATCGTGCCTGTGAACGATACGCTGCGTGGCGTATATAGTTCGAACACTTTGTTGACGAGTGACCGTTTGTGGTATGTGGAAGGTTGGGTATATATCATCAACAAATCTTCTCTGCGCATAGAACCGGGAACACATATTAAGGTATTAGCAGATCCTGCTGCCAGGAGCGGCGGTGGGATCATCATTGTTCGTGACTCAAAACTGGTAGCAAAGGGCACTGCCGGGTTCCCGATAAAGTTTCAGTTTACAGATACCATGCATACACATTGGAACGGATTGATATTAATGGGTAATGCGCCACAGCGGAAGGATTTTTTATCACCGGAAGGCAAGGAGTTGTCTTATGGTGGTGATGTAGCTGAGGACAGTTC
This window of the Chitinophaga sancti genome carries:
- a CDS encoding DUF4397 domain-containing protein, giving the protein MLKFTLFFSLAALTLMTACRKGDPVKEYAFGSFSAEMLALPGADTLNVYVGGSKVGYIAGGIAIGNASPLMLTAGKSTTISFKTAGRDSLVLDTIISVAAGEKVGLRIAYSATLGINAFTSASDANVGADSTAFFLFNGLPAGAVADEKVDAYLFKMKKADGSFEQTDIVFKDAERGKLHPNMATIRVTDDDGSSIIYAFKIKSQVTGEFIMDGIGSEYLSPYFEAGKREIITLNALDLGGLYMYLPDYAIY